The Aphis gossypii isolate Hap1 chromosome 3, ASM2018417v2, whole genome shotgun sequence genome includes a region encoding these proteins:
- the LOC114120599 gene encoding uncharacterized protein LOC114120599 isoform X2, producing the protein MSCYSLSSDNEYVKKKKTPMKKTKKYASYQEKILELFKDQKMSLNIKNKMKYRKGNEIFTIKSDVDVEECTDYWTIEHYKTKNIENIDSRYRWEHAECTTHIAITDQAEDQVISNKLNKLMKSMHNHFMRNRTKTVNHHAVKYNTTSSLSVERYLKKFEANCLLHEVIQIPPPEISNFYWKNNYGNKYKAFIPTPGRNVYYSLKEYVGEMELNEINIDGWKSAEKCVLLAVSNKCPKDQPFIDHMEFLIANFAAWAEQNNDHWENIGYDVQCEDYRHLNRHYIITEYLVDDLKDVPMQLRGKCGRFRGAMTITPEHDNAKVIYAMNIAFQLAAKRFANDKDLGVYAYGLL; encoded by the exons atgtCTTGCTATTCACTCAGTAGCGATAatgaatatgtaaaaaaaaagaaaactccgatgaaaaaaacgaaaaag taTGCTTCTtatcaagaaaaaatattggaattaTTTAAGGATCAGAAAATgtcgttaaatataaaaaataaaatgaaatatagaaaaggaaatgaaattttcaccataAAATCAGATGTTGATGTCGAAGAATGTACGGATTATTGGACAATAgaacattataaaactaaaaacattgaaaatattgattccAGGTACag atGGGAGCATGCTGAATGTACAACACATATAGCAATAACAGATCAGGCGGAGGATCAAGTAATTTCTAACAAGCTGAACAAACTGATGAAATCAATGCACAATCATTTCATGAGGAATCGGACAAAAACTGTTAACCATCATGctgtaaagtataatacaacatCGTCATTA agCGTTGAAAGATATTTGAAAAAGTTTGAAGCCAACTGTTTGTTACACGAAGTGATACAAATTCCTCCCCcggaaatatcaaatttttattggaaaaataacTATGGAAACAAATATAAGGCTTTCATTCCCACACCAGGTCgcaatgtttattatagtttaaaagaaTACGTAGGAGAAATGGAACTCAATGAAATCAATATTGACGg atggaAATCCGCAGAAAAATGTGTATTGTTAGCTGTTTCGAATAAATGTCCTAAAGATCAACCGTTTATTGATCATATGGAGTTCTTGATTGCCAATTTTGCTGCATGGgctgaacaaaataatgatcaCTGGGAAAATATTGGATATGATGTGCAATGTGAAgattatagacatttaaataGACACTATATCATCACTGAGTACTTGGTGGATGATTTAAAAGATGTTCCAATGCAGTTAAG AGGGAAATGTGGAAGATTCAGAGGCGCAATGACAATAACTCCTGAACACGATAATGCAAAAGTAATTTATGCGATGAACATTGCATTCCAATTAGCGGCAAAACGTTTTGCCAATGATAAAGATCTTGGAGTTTATGCTTATGGTC TATTGTAG
- the LOC114120599 gene encoding uncharacterized protein LOC114120599 isoform X1, which translates to MSCYSLSSDNEYVKKKKTPMKKTKKYASYQEKILELFKDQKMSLNIKNKMKYRKGNEIFTIKSDVDVEECTDYWTIEHYKTKNIENIDSRYRWEHAECTTHIAITDQAEDQVISNKLNKLMKSMHNHFMRNRTKTVNHHAVKYNTTSSLSVERYLKKFEANCLLHEVIQIPPPEISNFYWKNNYGNKYKAFIPTPGRNVYYSLKEYVGEMELNEINIDGWKSAEKCVLLAVSNKCPKDQPFIDHMEFLIANFAAWAEQNNDHWENIGYDVQCEDYRHLNRHYIITEYLVDDLKDVPMQLRGKCGRFRGAMTITPEHDNAKVIYAMNIAFQLAAKRFANDKDLGVYAYGRK; encoded by the exons atgtCTTGCTATTCACTCAGTAGCGATAatgaatatgtaaaaaaaaagaaaactccgatgaaaaaaacgaaaaag taTGCTTCTtatcaagaaaaaatattggaattaTTTAAGGATCAGAAAATgtcgttaaatataaaaaataaaatgaaatatagaaaaggaaatgaaattttcaccataAAATCAGATGTTGATGTCGAAGAATGTACGGATTATTGGACAATAgaacattataaaactaaaaacattgaaaatattgattccAGGTACag atGGGAGCATGCTGAATGTACAACACATATAGCAATAACAGATCAGGCGGAGGATCAAGTAATTTCTAACAAGCTGAACAAACTGATGAAATCAATGCACAATCATTTCATGAGGAATCGGACAAAAACTGTTAACCATCATGctgtaaagtataatacaacatCGTCATTA agCGTTGAAAGATATTTGAAAAAGTTTGAAGCCAACTGTTTGTTACACGAAGTGATACAAATTCCTCCCCcggaaatatcaaatttttattggaaaaataacTATGGAAACAAATATAAGGCTTTCATTCCCACACCAGGTCgcaatgtttattatagtttaaaagaaTACGTAGGAGAAATGGAACTCAATGAAATCAATATTGACGg atggaAATCCGCAGAAAAATGTGTATTGTTAGCTGTTTCGAATAAATGTCCTAAAGATCAACCGTTTATTGATCATATGGAGTTCTTGATTGCCAATTTTGCTGCATGGgctgaacaaaataatgatcaCTGGGAAAATATTGGATATGATGTGCAATGTGAAgattatagacatttaaataGACACTATATCATCACTGAGTACTTGGTGGATGATTTAAAAGATGTTCCAATGCAGTTAAG AGGGAAATGTGGAAGATTCAGAGGCGCAATGACAATAACTCCTGAACACGATAATGCAAAAGTAATTTATGCGATGAACATTGCATTCCAATTAGCGGCAAAACGTTTTGCCAATGATAAAGATCTTGGAGTTTATGCTTATGGTCGTAAGTAA
- the LOC114120592 gene encoding probable multidrug resistance-associated protein lethal(2)03659 produces MEAAGKKEKQLPNPRARANIFEIFTFSWIVNLFKTGQKRDLETNDLYAPLDDDKSSLLGLQFEKKWKIEISNAKSKNREPSLSRVMIQIFGGKILFYGMVQMFTESVLRMTQPMLIRGLLAYFNHDESNTVNLKQAYMYASGLLLSMLGNIVLYHFSQMEMVHLGMKIRVAYCSMVYRKALTLSRVSLCETTVGQVVNLISNDVNRIDLAFRFIQFLWIGPLQTTLVTYFLWQEIGVSSIIGVIVFLAFIPLQGWLGKKTSDYRTKIAPRTDERVRLMNEIISGIQVIKMYTWEKPFAMLVEYARKMEIKQIKGASWIRVFLQSFRIFHFRFALFTSILSYVLLGNNINTQKVFVIISYYGILLTTMTVFFPLGIITLAEMLASTKRIQSFLLQDEKEEHNKPLSIKSETITKNDIEMTNGNSKNYTENSTVNEKDTNQSDNLGIDVLNASAKWILDQPDNCLNNINLSVRPGRLVAVIGPVGAGKSSLIQAILRELPLCEGSISVSGTISYASQEPWLFNGSIQQNILFGSPMDPNRYKEVVKVCALKTDFKQLPYGDRSLVGERGVSLSGGQRARVNLARAIYKEADIYLLDDPLSAVDTHVGKHLFEKCIKDYLKKKTCILITHQIQYLSNVDQIVLMENANILAEGSYQELQSSGLDFTKLLKSSEGTTDGEIDTTNVINNSLEQLSNLSRQGSIKSIASSTDENKLNGTQAEPVEVAETRSSGKVSNSVYLSYISAGGNAFKILFLLFICIFTQVLGTGGDYWIGYWVNLEDNVFRNTESKSMNISNYFTYTLFDTPLIISRQFCVLMYSGINIAMLIVIFIRCVMFVSVLIGASMNLHNNMFNAITRATMYFFNTNPSGRILNRFTKDIGTIDEILPTPILDFVHIALQLIGTLVVVGIINFYLLIPTFVIGLMCYYIVNFYLSTSRSIKRLEGVTRSPVYGYFNASLQGISTIRAFEAEDILSKEFDEHQDLHSSTWYLFIATSEAFGFSLDMICFIYICILTFSFLIVNNDNLGGDVGLVLTQAMSLTGALQWGIRQLAELDNQMTSVERVVEYTNVPQEAALESSLDKKPPKEWPDKGQIVFENFYLRYSLDTAHVLKNLNIQIQAMEKIGIVGRTGAGKSSLIGALFRLALNEGNITIDGIEIHELGLHDLRSKISIIPQEPVLFSASMRKNIDPLDEYPDHALWNALEEVELKTIVEDLPDGLNSKMSEGGSNFSVGQRQLVCLARAIVRSNKLLVLDEATANVDSQTDALIQNTIRNKFRSCTVLTIAHRLNTVMDSDRVLVMDSGTVVEFDHPYNLLKNKDGFFYKMVEQTGTETSELLHNIAAESYTSTQN; encoded by the exons atggAGGCTGCGggcaaaaaagaaaaacaactgCCAAATCCACGGGCCAGAGCAAATATCTTCGAAATCTTTACATTTAG CTGGATTGTAAACCTCTTTAAAACCGGACAAAAGAGAGATTTGGAGACCAATGATTTGTACGCTCCACTTGATGATGACAAGTCCTCATTATTAGGATTACAATTTGAAAA gaaATGGAAAATCGAGATCTCTAatgcaaaaagtaaaaatcggGAACCTAGTTTATCAAGAGTTATGATTCAAATTTTTGGAGGAAAGATCTTGTTTTATGGAATGGTACAAATGTTCACTGAATCGGTATTAag aaTGACTCAACCTATGCTCATTAGAGGACTGTTGGCATATTTCAACCACGATGAATCAAACACCGTTAACTTAAAACAGGCATATATGTATGCATCTGGACTGTTGTTAAGCATGTTAGGTAACATAGtgttatatcatttttcaCAAATGGAAATGGTGCACCTCGGAATGAAGATCCGAGTTGCTTATTGTTCAATGGTATATAGAAAG gcattGACATTAAGTAGAGTTTCTCTATGTGAAACTACAGTCGGTCAAGTAGTAAATTTGATATCAAATGACGTAAATCGGATCGATTTAGCGTTtagatttatacaatttttatggaTTGGACCCCTGCAAACTACTTTGGTGACCTATTTTTTATGGCAAGAAATAGGTGTATCGTCAATAATTGGAGTAATTGTATTTCTTGCGTTTATTCCATTACAAG gaTGGTTGGGAAAGAAGACATCTGACTATCGAACAAAAATAGCTCCTAGGACTGATGAAAGAGTAAGATTGATGAACGAAATAATATCAGGCATACAAGTGATTAAGATGTATACATGGGAAAAACCCTTTGCAATGCTAGTAGAATATGCAAGAAA AATGGAAATTAAACAGATTAAAGGAGCATCTTGGATTAGAGTATTTTTGCAATCATTcagaatatttcattttagattTGCGTTGTTCACAAGCATTTTATCATATGTATTGTTAGGAAATAACATCAATACACAAAAA gtttttgttataatatcatactacgGCATATTACTGACAACAATGACGGTATTTTTCCCTCTAGGTATTATAACACTAGCTGAGATGCTGGCATCCACTAAACGCATtcag TCTTTTTTACTACAAGATGAAAAAGAAGAACATAATAAACCATTGTCTATAAAATCAGAAACAATAACCAAAAATGACATAGAAATGACAAATGGTAATAGCAAGAATTATACAGAAAACAGCACTGTTAATGAGAAAGATACGAACCAATCGGATAATTTAGGGATAGACGTTTTAAACGCATCGGCTAAATGGATACTCGATCAACccgataattgtttaaataacattaatttatccGTTAGACCAGGGCGGTTGGTTGCAGTGATTGGGCCCGTTGGAGCCGGAAAA agttCACTGATTCAAGCGATTTTACGAGAATTACCACTTTGCGAAGGAAGTATTTCCGTAAGCGGCACAATATCATACGCGTCTCAAGAGCCATGGTTGTTTAACGGTTCAATTCAACAGAACATACTTTTTGGCTCGCCAATGGATCCAAATCGTTACAaagaa GTTGTAAAAGTATGCGCGTTGAAAACCGATTTTAAACAACTTCCTTATGGTGACAGATCTTTAGTTGGAGAAAGAGGAGTTTCACTTAGTGGTGGTCAAAGAGCGAGAGTAAATCTAGCGAG agcTATATATAAAGAAGCCGATATTTACTTATTGGACGACCCTCTATCTGCTGTTGACACACACGTtggaaaacatttatttgagAAATGCATCAAGG attacctcaaaaaaaaaacctgtatTCTAATTACTCATCAAATACAATACTTGTCGAATGTTGACCAAATCGTTTTAATGGAAAAT gcaaatatattagccgaAGGTTCATATCAGGAACTTCAATCTTCTGGCTTAGACTTTACAAAATTGCTTAAATCATCGGAAGGAACCACCGATGGTGAAATTGATACtactaatgtaattaataacagtCTGGAGCAGTTATCAAATTTATCTCGTCAAGGTTCTATTAAAAGTATTGCGTCGTCTactgatgaaaataaattaaacggaACTCAGGCAGAACCCGTTGAAGTGGCTGAAACTCGGTCTTCTGGAAAAGTTTCAAATAGTGTTTATTTGTCTTATATTTCTGCCGGAGgaaatgcttttaaaatattatttttattgttcatatGTATCTTCACTCAAGTCCTCGGTACTGGTGGAGATTATTGGATAGGttattg ggTTAATCTAGAAGATAACGTTTTTCGTAATACGGAGAGTAAATCTatgaatattagtaattattttacttatacattattcgATACACCTTTGATAATATCTCGCCAGTTTTGTGTTCTAATGTACTCTGGTATAAATATAGCTATGCTAATAGTTATTTTCATAAGATGTGTTATGTTTGTATCAGTTTTAATTGGTGCTTCTatgaatttacataataatatgtttaacgcTATTACCAGAGCAACAATGTATTTCTTCAATACAAATCCATCAG GTCGAATTCTTAACCGCTTTACTAAAGATATTGGCACTATTGATGAAATATTACCAACACCTATATTGGATTTTGTCCAT ataGCATTGCAACTTATAGGTACCCTTGTCGTGGttggtataattaatttttatcttcttATACCGACCTTCGTCATAGGACtgatgtgttattatattgttaatttttatttatcaacatcGCGGAGTATCAAACGTTTGGAAGGTGtta ctcGAAGTCCTGTGTATGGGTATTTTAATGCGTCACTCCAAGGAATATCTACTATAAGAGCGTTTGAAGCCGAGGATATTTTAAGCAAAGAATTTGATGAACATCAA gATTTACATTCTTCGacttggtatttatttatagcaaCAAGTGAAGCATTTGGATTTTCGTTGGACATGATatgctttatttatatatgcattttaacttttagtttCTTAATTGTTAACAACG ataatctTGGGGGAGATGTTGGATTGGTCTTAACTCAAGCAATGAGTTTGACGGGTGCTCTTCAGTGGGGAATAAGACAATTAGCAGAATTAGATAACCAAATGACATCTGTCGAAAGAGTAGTTGAGTATACAAACGTCCCGCAAGAAGCTGCTCTTGAATCTTCCCtag ataaaaaaccACCAAAAGAATGGCCAGATAAAGGTCAAAttgtgtttgaaaatttttatctacGTTATAGTTTAGATACGGcgcatgttttaaaaaatcttaatattcaaattcagGCAAtggaaaaa ataggAATTGTTGGTCGAACTGGAGCAGGAAAATCGTCTTTAATAGGAGCTTTATTTAGACTAGCTCTAAATGAGGGCAATATCACTATCGATGGTATAGAGATACATGAACTAGGGTTACACGATTTACGTtccaaaatttcaattattcctCAAGAACCAGTTTTGTTTTCGGCGTCAATGCGAAAAAACATAGATCCTTTGGATGAATACCCAGACCATGCCCTTTGGAATGCTTTAGaagaa gtTGAACTTAAAACCATTGTAGAGGATTTGCCCGACGGTTTGAACTCAAAAATGTCTGAGGGTGGATCTAATTTCAGCGTGGGTCAAAGGCAATTAGTGTGTTTAGCCAGAGCTATAGTGCGTAGTAATAAACTACTCGTGCTGGACGAAGCTACTGCCAATGTCGATTCACA GACCGATGCTTTGATTCAAAATAcgattagaaataaattccGGTCATGTACAGTGTTAACTATCGCTCACCGTTTGAACACAGTCATGGATTCTGATAGGGTGCTTGTTATGGATTCTGGAACAGTAGTCGAATTCGACCACCCTTATaacttgttgaaaaataaagatggatttttttacaaaatggtTGAACAAACGGGAACTGAAACGTCCgaattattacataacataGCAGCTgag agctATACGAGCACGCAGAATTAA